The Rhodothermus profundi genome includes a window with the following:
- a CDS encoding asparagine synthase-related protein, which produces MMRPQYLEDLIDLTDPALNHILNMSLEEARARVRSGNPAAVRAIEGSFALVARDGKTVRLARSMDRPMRYFLAKRDDGPALVVAHRIEEIHRWLQATGLADQFHPSYTRMVPAHYIVTLELIGCPDPSPAYTRFFELPAETLPPDIPTIGRYYIGALKEEIRRWLLSIPENEPIGVTFSGGIDSGSVFLVTYHTLLELGMNPARLKAFTLDLGEGPDRNQAFAFLKKLGLELFWEPVEAGSELIDIREVVRLVEDYKPLDIESAAMHYALARTLRQRYPNWKYLLDGEGGDENLRDYPIEHNPELTVYSIINNPLLYHEGWGVDKFKHSLTYTGGLSRSYTRTFAINRHFGFEGFSPYTRPNVIEVAEKIPFAELTGYDKEKLYRLKGEVVYHGVKAITGFEMPVYEKRRFQHGALPEARLRALIPPERQLRRMVEDLFAA; this is translated from the coding sequence ATGATGCGCCCCCAGTACCTTGAAGACCTGATCGACCTGACCGATCCAGCCCTGAACCATATTCTGAACATGAGCCTCGAAGAAGCCCGCGCGCGCGTGCGCTCAGGCAATCCAGCCGCTGTGCGAGCCATCGAGGGATCGTTTGCACTGGTAGCGCGCGACGGCAAGACGGTGCGCCTGGCCCGCTCTATGGACCGACCCATGCGCTATTTCCTGGCCAAACGCGATGACGGACCCGCGTTGGTCGTGGCCCACCGCATCGAAGAAATCCACCGCTGGTTGCAGGCAACCGGCCTGGCCGATCAGTTCCATCCAAGCTATACACGCATGGTGCCTGCGCACTACATCGTCACACTGGAATTGATCGGCTGCCCGGATCCATCGCCGGCCTATACCCGCTTTTTTGAACTCCCTGCAGAAACCCTGCCGCCCGATATTCCCACCATTGGTCGCTACTACATCGGGGCGCTCAAAGAAGAAATTCGGCGCTGGCTGCTGAGTATCCCTGAGAACGAGCCCATTGGCGTAACCTTTTCCGGAGGCATCGACAGCGGCTCCGTCTTCCTGGTTACCTACCACACGCTCCTGGAACTGGGCATGAATCCTGCCCGACTCAAAGCGTTTACCCTGGACCTGGGCGAAGGTCCGGATCGCAACCAGGCTTTCGCATTTCTGAAAAAGCTCGGACTGGAATTATTCTGGGAGCCGGTGGAGGCCGGGTCGGAGCTAATCGACATCCGGGAAGTGGTGCGCCTCGTCGAAGACTACAAGCCGCTCGACATCGAATCGGCCGCCATGCATTATGCGCTGGCCCGCACCCTGCGCCAGCGCTACCCGAACTGGAAGTACCTGCTTGACGGCGAAGGCGGCGACGAAAACCTGCGCGACTATCCCATTGAGCACAATCCTGAGCTGACCGTCTACAGCATCATCAACAACCCGTTGCTGTACCACGAAGGCTGGGGCGTGGACAAGTTCAAGCACTCGCTCACCTATACCGGCGGTCTCAGCCGCTCCTACACGCGCACCTTCGCCATCAACCGGCATTTCGGTTTTGAAGGTTTTAGCCCCTACACGCGCCCGAACGTGATTGAAGTGGCGGAAAAGATTCCGTTTGCTGAGCTGACCGGCTATGACAAAGAAAAACTATACCGGCTGAAAGGCGAGGTTGTCTATCACGGAGTTAAAGCCATTACCGGCTTTGAGATGCCTGTATATGAAAAGCGCCGGTTTCAGCATGGTGCCCTGCCCGAAGCACGGTTGCGCGCGTTGATACCACCTGAGCGCCAGCTCCGACGCATGGTCGAGGATCTGTTTGCAGCATGA